The following coding sequences lie in one Pseudomonas sp. B33.4 genomic window:
- a CDS encoding FtsX-like permease family protein produces the protein MIVFAQTLRALLSHWRRHPVQFFSVLTGLWLATSLLTGVEALNSQARDSYARASQLIGGEPQASLSTPSGATFAQQWFVDLRRQGWPVSPLLQGRLLLKGFENQRLQLLGIEPVSLPADSAVAGQALPIERIVEFFTPPGSTWISPETLQALDLREGDTPQTANGLRLPPLLAQKDMAPGLMLVDIGVAQTLLEQPGQLSRLLLPKDFHAELPAVFKGQLQLKSSGEENNLARLTESFHLNLDALGFLSFVVGLFIVHAAIGLALEQRRGLLRTLRACGVSAQMLIFCLIVELGVLALIGGLFGVISGYWLASVLLPDVAASLRGLYGAEVAGQLRLSTWWWFSGIGLSLLGALLAGANSLLRAARLPLLAVADPQAWHQQYARWLRRQGWLAASLGLIALVALIWGDSLASGFVLMAGLLIGAALALPVLLSALLNQLLGRSRSVLGQWFLADCRQQLPALSLALMALLLALAANIGAGSMTAGFRQTFNDWLEQRLSAELYINPSNPAQSREIYSWLKQQPNVAAVLPNWQVAVTLQGWPAEVFGIIDHAHYRQHWPLLDVSGSDPWAHLATDDAVMLSEQLARRLKVRAGDRLTIPAPNGAWSPRIVGIYADYGNPKGHLLVNINHLLRGWPQLTPNRFNLRIEPQNIPGFLAALQTRFQLDDSRIVDQARLKGWSVQVFERTFAATAALNSLTLAVAGVALFISLLTQSQSRLGQLAPLWALGVTRRQLMLLNLAQTWLLAVLTLVLALPLGIALAWCLDAVINVQAFGWRLPLRVFPWQLLQLMGLALLATLLASAWPLYSLYRTQPADLLRTFAHED, from the coding sequence GTGATCGTCTTTGCGCAAACGCTACGTGCGCTGCTCAGCCATTGGCGGCGCCATCCGGTGCAGTTTTTCAGCGTGCTGACCGGGTTGTGGCTGGCGACCAGTCTGCTCACCGGCGTCGAAGCACTGAACAGTCAGGCGCGTGACAGCTACGCACGGGCCAGCCAGTTGATCGGCGGCGAACCGCAGGCCAGTCTCAGTACGCCGAGTGGCGCGACGTTCGCGCAACAATGGTTCGTTGATCTGCGCCGACAGGGCTGGCCGGTGTCGCCGCTGTTGCAGGGGCGGTTGCTGCTCAAGGGTTTTGAAAATCAGCGGTTGCAACTCTTGGGCATTGAGCCGGTGTCGCTCCCCGCCGATTCGGCGGTGGCCGGGCAGGCGCTGCCCATCGAACGGATCGTCGAGTTTTTCACGCCGCCGGGCAGCACGTGGATTTCACCGGAAACGCTGCAAGCGCTGGATCTGCGTGAAGGCGACACGCCGCAAACGGCTAATGGTCTGCGATTGCCGCCGTTGCTCGCGCAAAAGGACATGGCGCCCGGCCTAATGCTGGTGGACATCGGCGTCGCGCAAACCCTGCTGGAACAACCCGGACAATTGTCGCGGCTATTGCTGCCCAAGGATTTTCACGCCGAACTGCCCGCCGTGTTCAAGGGACAGTTGCAGCTCAAAAGCAGCGGCGAGGAAAACAATCTGGCGCGACTCACCGAGAGTTTTCACCTCAATCTCGATGCCTTGGGTTTTTTGTCATTCGTGGTTGGCTTGTTCATCGTCCACGCCGCTATCGGGCTGGCGCTTGAGCAACGGCGCGGTCTGCTGCGTACGCTGCGCGCCTGCGGGGTCAGCGCGCAAATGTTGATTTTCTGCTTGATCGTTGAGCTGGGTGTGCTGGCACTGATCGGTGGACTGTTCGGTGTGATCAGCGGCTATTGGTTGGCGAGTGTGTTGCTGCCGGATGTCGCCGCCAGCCTGCGCGGATTGTATGGCGCAGAAGTGGCGGGGCAGTTGCGCCTGAGCACCTGGTGGTGGTTCAGCGGCATCGGCTTGAGCCTGCTTGGCGCCTTGCTGGCCGGGGCCAATAGTCTGTTGCGTGCCGCACGCTTGCCGTTGTTGGCGGTGGCCGATCCGCAGGCCTGGCATCAGCAATATGCGCGCTGGTTGCGCCGTCAGGGCTGGCTGGCAGCCTCGTTGGGTTTGATTGCCTTGGTGGCATTGATCTGGGGCGACAGTCTGGCCAGCGGTTTTGTCCTGATGGCCGGATTGCTGATCGGCGCCGCATTGGCGCTGCCGGTGTTGCTCAGCGCGCTGTTGAATCAGTTGCTCGGACGCAGTCGCTCGGTACTCGGCCAGTGGTTTCTCGCCGACTGCCGCCAGCAACTGCCGGCACTGAGTCTGGCGTTGATGGCGTTGCTTTTGGCGCTCGCTGCCAATATTGGTGCGGGCAGCATGACCGCCGGTTTTCGCCAAACCTTCAACGACTGGCTTGAACAACGCCTGAGCGCCGAGTTGTATATCAACCCGAGCAATCCGGCACAGTCGCGCGAAATTTACAGCTGGCTCAAGCAGCAGCCGAACGTCGCGGCAGTGCTGCCCAACTGGCAAGTCGCGGTGACGTTGCAGGGCTGGCCGGCGGAGGTGTTCGGCATTATCGATCACGCGCATTATCGCCAGCATTGGCCGTTGCTCGATGTCAGTGGCAGCGACCCGTGGGCGCATCTGGCCACCGACGATGCGGTGATGCTCAGCGAACAACTGGCGCGTCGGTTGAAGGTACGGGCGGGTGATCGACTGACGATTCCTGCGCCGAATGGTGCGTGGTCGCCACGCATCGTCGGCATCTACGCCGACTACGGCAATCCCAAGGGGCACTTGCTGGTCAACATCAATCACTTGCTGCGCGGCTGGCCGCAACTGACGCCGAACCGTTTCAATCTGCGCATCGAGCCGCAGAACATTCCGGGATTTTTAGCTGCATTGCAGACGCGTTTTCAACTCGATGACAGCCGCATCGTTGATCAGGCACGGCTCAAGGGCTGGTCGGTGCAAGTCTTCGAACGCACCTTTGCGGCCACGGCGGCGTTGAACAGTCTGACCCTGGCGGTGGCGGGCGTGGCGCTGTTCATCAGTCTGCTGACGCAAAGTCAAAGTCGCCTCGGTCAACTCGCACCGCTGTGGGCGCTGGGCGTAACGCGGCGGCAATTGATGCTGCTCAATCTCGCTCAGACCTGGCTGCTGGCGGTGCTGACGCTGGTGTTGGCGTTGCCACTGGGGATCGCGCTGGCGTGGTGTCTGGACGCGGTGATCAATGTGCAGGCGTTTGGCTGGCGGCTGCCGTTGCGGGTGTTCCCGTGGCAATTGCTGCAGTTGATGGGGTTGGCGTTGTTGGCGACGTTACTGGCTTCGGCATGGCCGCTGTATTCGCTGTACCGCACGCAACCGGCGGACCTGCTGAGGACGTTTGCCCATGAGGATTAA
- a CDS encoding lipocalin-like domain-containing protein: MRINLVVLMVLLLLGGCDQSAPAQKGFAGMGNRALAFTPVVPGRVFSFPADHGAHDGFRIEWWYLTANLKDQQGNQFGVQWTLFRNALKPLAEQAGWGNQTVWLGHAAVTSSTVHHAAERYARGGVGQAGVQLAPFDAWIDDWRFASQAQDPMSDLQLSARDKDFAYQLQLTSSRPLVLQGDKGFSQKSEEGQASYYYSQPFFQASGTLQIDGQSYTVSGPAWLDREWSSQPLTANQTGWDWFSLHLDSGEHVMLYRMRQKDGAPYLTGTWIAADGQTQTLRSSQIRLTPQDAANVAGRAMPVKWSISIPDKHLDITLDALNPNAWMNLRIPYWEGPVHISGSHPGQGYLEMTGY; this comes from the coding sequence ATGAGGATTAACCTCGTTGTGCTGATGGTTTTGTTGTTGCTCGGTGGATGCGATCAATCGGCGCCGGCGCAAAAGGGGTTTGCCGGGATGGGTAATCGGGCGTTGGCGTTCACGCCGGTGGTGCCGGGGCGGGTGTTCAGTTTTCCCGCAGATCACGGGGCGCATGACGGCTTTCGCATTGAGTGGTGGTACCTCACCGCCAATCTCAAGGATCAGCAGGGCAATCAGTTTGGCGTGCAATGGACGCTGTTTCGCAACGCGCTGAAACCGCTGGCGGAGCAAGCCGGGTGGGGTAATCAGACGGTCTGGCTGGGGCACGCGGCGGTGACTTCCAGCACGGTGCATCACGCGGCTGAACGCTATGCGCGGGGCGGAGTGGGGCAGGCGGGTGTGCAACTGGCGCCGTTCGATGCGTGGATCGATGATTGGCGGTTTGCCAGTCAGGCGCAGGATCCCATGAGTGACCTGCAACTCAGCGCGCGCGACAAGGATTTCGCCTATCAACTGCAGCTGACTTCCAGCCGTCCGCTGGTGCTGCAGGGCGACAAGGGTTTCAGCCAGAAATCCGAAGAAGGTCAGGCGTCGTATTACTACAGTCAGCCGTTTTTTCAGGCCAGCGGAACGTTGCAGATTGACGGCCAGAGCTACACCGTCAGCGGCCCGGCATGGCTCGATCGCGAATGGAGCAGCCAGCCGCTGACCGCCAATCAAACCGGTTGGGACTGGTTTTCCCTGCACCTGGACAGCGGCGAACACGTGATGCTGTACCGCATGCGTCAGAAGGACGGCGCGCCGTATCTCACCGGCACGTGGATCGCCGCCGATGGTCAGACGCAAACCCTGCGCAGTTCGCAGATCCGGCTCACCCCGCAAGACGCCGCCAACGTCGCCGGCCGGGCGATGCCGGTGAAATGGTCGATCAGCATTCCCGACAAACACCTCGACATCACCCTCGACGCGCTCAACCCCAATGCCTGGATGAACCTGCGCATCCCGTATTGGGAGGGCCCGGTGCACATCAGCGGCAGCCATCCCGGCCAGGGCTATCTGGAAATGACCGGATACTGA
- a CDS encoding glycosyltransferase family 2 protein: MKAFDLPAQPASNFSLVLVNYKTPDITKMCLELLREHVQEQRIPVWVVDNDSADASLDYLRSLDWINLIERPSPGKEAGHIAHGKALDLALEKVDTDYLFLLHTDTFVYDKEVFAMMMRECTKTADMAAVGCVEQLNRGIVRDTWRLTSRFCKHYVRKVKVRLGLRSKMPRPYKETHLKSFCTLWNARLMKSRGLHFCMDEQVPGYALQDRMSSLGYGIKFLSPRKIFSYLDHIQSGTVAAAGTYGENHRRTKMYQATLKRFQGQQG, encoded by the coding sequence ATGAAAGCGTTTGATTTACCAGCCCAGCCAGCGTCGAATTTCAGCCTTGTCCTGGTAAATTACAAAACCCCGGACATCACTAAAATGTGCCTCGAACTTCTGCGCGAGCACGTCCAGGAGCAACGCATTCCGGTGTGGGTGGTGGATAACGATTCGGCGGATGCAAGTCTCGATTACTTGCGCTCGCTCGACTGGATCAACTTGATCGAACGCCCTTCGCCGGGCAAGGAAGCCGGCCATATTGCGCACGGTAAAGCACTGGATCTGGCGCTGGAAAAAGTCGACACCGATTATTTGTTTCTGTTGCACACCGACACCTTTGTCTACGACAAAGAAGTGTTTGCGATGATGATGCGTGAATGCACGAAGACTGCGGATATGGCTGCAGTTGGTTGCGTCGAACAACTCAATCGCGGGATTGTGCGTGACACCTGGCGTTTAACTTCGCGCTTTTGCAAGCACTATGTTCGTAAAGTAAAAGTGCGTCTTGGCCTACGTTCGAAAATGCCAAGACCCTACAAGGAAACTCATCTGAAAAGTTTCTGCACATTGTGGAATGCGCGGTTGATGAAGTCCCGGGGCTTGCACTTCTGCATGGATGAGCAGGTGCCCGGTTATGCGCTGCAAGACCGAATGAGCAGCCTGGGCTATGGCATCAAATTCCTGTCGCCGCGCAAGATTTTCAGCTATCTGGATCACATCCAGTCAGGAACCGTCGCGGCTGCCGGCACCTACGGGGAAAATCACCGCAGGACGAAAATGTATCAGGCCACGCTGAAGCGCTTTCAAGGGCAGCAAGGCTAG
- a CDS encoding VanW family protein, translating to MKPLSLYHPALYWLRVWQKRLFRQIAWRCSSKRYARPLATAERLPFRYLKHTSKLIRKLGDSDLALQHNKVINLKLAVTAIDSVIIAPGEHFSFCRLVGRPTVKRGYVEGMELSFGEARRGVGGGICQLSNLIHWMAIHSPLVVVERSNHSFDPFPDEGRVLPFGSGAAIFYNYVDLVLHNPTDRHFQLKLNVGETQLEGELLCDRVREYRYHVFQEAHRFVREGARVYRENEIWREVRNKGQVGELVKRERLYRNRVVVKYEVAQALIE from the coding sequence ATGAAACCACTCTCCCTCTACCACCCAGCCCTCTACTGGCTGCGCGTGTGGCAAAAAAGACTGTTCCGCCAGATCGCCTGGCGCTGTTCCAGCAAACGCTATGCACGTCCCCTCGCCACGGCCGAGCGTCTGCCATTTCGCTACCTCAAACACACCTCGAAACTGATCCGCAAACTCGGCGACTCCGACCTCGCCCTGCAACACAACAAAGTCATCAACCTCAAACTCGCCGTCACCGCCATCGACAGCGTCATCATCGCCCCCGGCGAACACTTCTCCTTCTGCCGCCTCGTCGGCCGCCCGACTGTGAAGCGCGGCTACGTTGAAGGCATGGAACTGTCTTTCGGCGAGGCACGACGCGGTGTAGGCGGGGGCATTTGCCAACTGAGCAACCTGATTCACTGGATGGCGATTCATTCACCGCTGGTGGTGGTCGAGCGCTCCAACCACAGCTTCGATCCGTTTCCGGATGAGGGGCGGGTGCTGCCGTTCGGATCCGGGGCGGCGATTTTCTATAACTACGTTGATCTGGTGCTGCATAACCCGACGGATCGGCACTTTCAGCTGAAGTTGAACGTCGGCGAGACACAACTGGAAGGGGAGTTGTTGTGTGATCGAGTGAGGGAATATCGCTATCACGTGTTTCAAGAGGCGCATCGGTTTGTGCGGGAGGGCGCGCGGGTGTATCGGGAGAATGAGATTTGGCGGGAAGTGCGAAACAAAGGGCAGGTGGGGGAATTGGTGAAGCGTGAGAGACTTTATCGCAATCGCGTGGTGGTCAAATATGAGGTCGCGCAAGCGTTGATCGAGTGA
- a CDS encoding HEAT repeat domain-containing protein, translated as MNSKVYEEYNYWLGANEDSNWNEYITEQVAHGVLGKFNAMDWKHLNEAILLKEEYWQERSAAALGELRSPEAIEILKKLLDSTFSEVAVAAASELDWTEAVIEEKYANKIQRIIDNLPDEEIDCYPELKNLLKNHKTKVPNKKLKA; from the coding sequence ATGAACAGCAAGGTTTACGAAGAATATAACTACTGGCTTGGAGCAAATGAAGACTCAAATTGGAATGAGTACATTACTGAACAGGTAGCTCATGGGGTTTTAGGAAAATTTAACGCCATGGACTGGAAACACCTTAATGAAGCAATTCTTTTAAAAGAGGAATACTGGCAAGAAAGAAGCGCTGCTGCTCTCGGAGAGTTGCGATCGCCCGAAGCGATAGAGATTTTAAAAAAACTTCTTGACTCTACGTTCTCCGAGGTAGCAGTCGCCGCAGCTTCCGAACTTGATTGGACTGAAGCAGTTATTGAGGAAAAATACGCTAATAAAATTCAGCGAATCATAGACAATTTACCCGATGAAGAAATTGATTGTTACCCTGAACTCAAAAACCTACTAAAAAATCACAAAACCAAGGTTCCTAATAAAAAGCTGAAAGCCTGA
- a CDS encoding RHS repeat-associated core domain-containing protein has protein sequence MSVLMGGIVGGLTAKQPDAQAIIADFKKCLKDYREHAEAWYGGILDAEQQFKVGDEVGTADKDSKKENTLYANCPANGKLVLVHSFESARFVPIGNTPVRLTPVVDGRFIGKNEVGPTINKTIDSTGILEVSGLTPNQQYKITFFPNPTPAQIDSLFNSYQGVIGELGGWLQTEWSTSFLPLWQAHTDASLGGRALQELEAAWEGFMKAIMGLWGDIKSLYDLVAHPRENYEKLKKFFTEEQIKKIYDASAEAIHTALLIASDEPLMWVYVAAIVAWIKMLPPQTCTEVLAQMSTEFLVNILVGVVLTGGLGLAVRVGTKAIQGVQSSGKVIKLIEDFTGMLMKVSKSKATPHTEASKPLLLNGDSKFNPARKADVQIAAPKPAETATAPKNKPPVSGGKVESDAQIQARKKDEPASRVEQVEHVDNAPDQSKNPADKPAQCVDKTCSDGEPVSMVTGEELLTLTDGEMGGLLPFEWTRLYRSSAVEIDSRLGHGWSHSLSHRLHLDDEGVLWTDNENRQTRFPMPTEQRPAITNSLAQAAIYLGDAPGELVLTQAGAKTRFYHFRAGRLTTISDAYENRLHISYDFVDRIQRVDNGAGRALLMRYDDRHIVAVDQQQQRQEYNDRGERQDPWQTIQTLVTYQYNARNQLVSSTNAAGETEHYRYNDQHVILERQMAGGASFFWEWEREGKHSRCIRHWANYAQMEARYEWDDKGSVTVNNADGSELVYVHDENARLVSETAPDGGETQNAYDDQGRLIAVKDPMGAITEYQYSEAGRLIAVIPPEGVPTRYNYFNGQLIDVQRGKARWKYERNRQGDITQQTDPDGNETHYSYDRQGRLLEIRHPNGSRHQLGWNNLGQLLEERLPDGGQRKYRYDALGRQITRQDEFGAITQYQWDAADRLTQVTLPGGATRAFSYNPYGRVTAERDELGRITRYEYADNLHLVSRRINPDGSQLRYRYDNSQLNLTEIENERGERYQLDYYSNGLIQQETGFDGRRTAYEYDLNGQLLKKVEFGDDGSELVSEYQRDASGRLLVKTLPDGEEIHYSYDALGRLVNVDDGNWPLAYEYDVQDRLITEHQGWGTTRYEYDSVGQLSHCRLPDGSTLDYRHLPGGRLSSIDLNGSRLTSHQFSAGREHQRQQGLLLSQYQYDEQGRLQAHSVSQREKNLFQRRYNYDANGNLAGVDDTRKGNRSYHYDPLDRLISVRGATPESFAHDPAGNLLGQNDLPVANLANVKGNRLLMQGDRHYDYDAYGNLSRERRGAGQKLVTEYRYDCQHRLIGVSLPGGSIATYKYDAFGRRIEKTVDGYTTEFLWQGERLIAESAENRYRSYIYEPGSFRPLAMLDGEGPRKATPFYYQLDHLGTPQELTDYSGEIMWSARYRAYGNLVALDVSEIDNPLRFQGQYFDAETGLHYNRHRYYNPGTGRFLTPDPIKLAGGLNNYLYVSNPTGWVDPLGLQQCPGSDSAKPATPVKTGNYLDKPANADGSLNIGAGTNPIEGYYNIDIDPKAPGVHAGNATDLSGIKSGSQSHINMDNPYGYDPLNPEILRVLADNGQITLTGSAFANKYIKKSLKKIEELGLRIVSQTKVDPKGFKTIDGNQIESKQLDQFIIERAK, from the coding sequence ATGAGCGTTTTGATGGGTGGGATCGTTGGTGGCCTCACGGCAAAACAACCTGATGCTCAGGCAATCATTGCCGACTTCAAGAAATGTCTGAAAGACTACCGTGAGCATGCTGAAGCCTGGTATGGCGGCATTCTGGACGCCGAGCAGCAGTTCAAGGTCGGAGACGAAGTCGGCACTGCAGACAAGGACAGCAAAAAGGAAAACACCCTTTATGCCAACTGCCCGGCGAACGGCAAGCTCGTACTGGTGCACAGCTTCGAATCCGCACGTTTTGTACCGATCGGTAATACACCGGTCCGTCTGACACCAGTGGTAGATGGCCGCTTTATTGGCAAGAACGAAGTCGGTCCAACCATCAACAAAACCATCGACTCGACCGGCATTCTGGAAGTTTCCGGGCTTACACCCAATCAGCAATACAAGATTACGTTCTTCCCTAATCCTACGCCCGCTCAGATCGATAGTCTGTTCAACTCCTACCAAGGTGTGATCGGTGAGCTCGGCGGTTGGCTGCAAACCGAGTGGAGCACAAGTTTCTTGCCGCTTTGGCAGGCACACACTGATGCATCACTGGGCGGCCGTGCCCTGCAGGAGCTGGAAGCCGCGTGGGAAGGCTTCATGAAGGCGATCATGGGTTTGTGGGGCGATATCAAGAGCCTCTACGACCTCGTCGCCCACCCTCGCGAAAACTACGAAAAGCTGAAAAAGTTTTTCACTGAGGAGCAGATCAAGAAAATTTATGATGCCTCAGCAGAGGCCATCCACACGGCCTTGCTGATCGCCAGTGATGAGCCACTGATGTGGGTCTACGTCGCCGCCATCGTGGCGTGGATAAAGATGCTGCCGCCACAAACCTGCACGGAAGTGCTGGCGCAAATGAGCACAGAGTTCTTGGTGAACATTCTGGTCGGTGTGGTTCTGACAGGTGGCCTAGGTCTGGCTGTACGAGTGGGCACAAAGGCAATCCAAGGGGTGCAAAGCAGCGGCAAGGTCATAAAACTGATCGAAGACTTTACCGGCATGCTGATGAAAGTCAGCAAATCCAAGGCCACACCGCACACCGAAGCGTCGAAACCTTTGTTGCTTAATGGCGATTCGAAATTCAATCCGGCACGTAAAGCGGATGTGCAAATTGCGGCCCCCAAACCTGCCGAAACCGCGACAGCACCGAAAAACAAGCCACCGGTCAGCGGCGGAAAAGTGGAGTCCGATGCGCAGATTCAAGCACGTAAAAAAGATGAGCCCGCCTCGCGTGTCGAACAGGTGGAACACGTCGACAACGCGCCAGATCAATCGAAAAACCCGGCCGACAAACCCGCCCAATGCGTCGACAAAACCTGCTCAGACGGTGAACCCGTGTCGATGGTGACCGGTGAGGAATTACTCACGCTGACCGATGGTGAAATGGGTGGTTTGCTGCCCTTCGAGTGGACCCGCCTATACCGTAGCAGTGCGGTAGAGATCGACAGCCGTCTCGGCCATGGCTGGAGCCATTCGCTTTCCCATCGTTTGCATCTCGATGATGAAGGTGTGCTGTGGACAGACAACGAGAACCGGCAGACCCGATTCCCGATGCCCACTGAACAGCGCCCCGCCATTACCAATAGTCTGGCGCAAGCGGCGATTTATCTAGGCGATGCTCCCGGAGAACTTGTCCTGACTCAGGCCGGGGCAAAAACACGCTTCTACCATTTCCGAGCCGGTCGCCTCACCACGATCAGCGACGCCTACGAAAACCGGTTACATATCAGTTATGACTTCGTTGACCGTATCCAGCGCGTCGATAACGGTGCAGGCCGTGCCCTGCTAATGCGTTACGACGACCGACACATTGTGGCCGTCGATCAGCAGCAACAACGCCAGGAATACAACGACCGCGGTGAACGTCAGGATCCATGGCAGACCATTCAAACGCTCGTCACCTACCAATACAACGCACGCAATCAACTGGTTTCCTCTACCAATGCGGCGGGTGAAACCGAGCATTACCGATACAACGATCAGCATGTCATCCTCGAACGACAAATGGCCGGCGGCGCCAGTTTCTTCTGGGAATGGGAACGTGAAGGTAAACACTCCCGCTGCATACGCCACTGGGCCAATTACGCGCAAATGGAAGCGCGTTACGAGTGGGACGACAAAGGCTCGGTGACCGTCAACAACGCCGACGGCAGTGAGCTGGTCTACGTGCATGACGAAAATGCGCGGCTGGTCAGCGAGACCGCGCCCGACGGCGGTGAAACGCAAAATGCATACGACGATCAGGGACGTCTGATCGCCGTAAAAGATCCGATGGGCGCGATCACCGAGTATCAGTACAGCGAAGCTGGGCGTTTGATCGCCGTTATTCCGCCAGAAGGTGTGCCGACCCGTTACAACTATTTCAACGGTCAACTCATTGATGTCCAGCGCGGCAAAGCCCGCTGGAAATACGAGCGCAACCGTCAGGGCGACATCACCCAACAAACCGACCCGGACGGCAACGAAACCCACTACAGCTATGACCGTCAGGGCCGACTGCTGGAAATTCGTCATCCCAATGGTAGCCGCCATCAATTGGGCTGGAACAATCTCGGCCAACTGCTGGAAGAGCGCCTGCCCGATGGCGGCCAACGCAAGTATCGCTACGATGCTTTGGGTCGGCAGATTACCCGCCAGGATGAATTCGGTGCTATTACCCAATACCAATGGGATGCTGCTGATCGTCTGACCCAAGTAACCCTGCCCGGCGGCGCCACCCGCGCCTTCAGCTACAACCCATATGGCCGCGTCACCGCCGAACGCGACGAGCTTGGGCGAATCACTCGTTACGAGTACGCCGACAACCTGCACCTGGTCAGCCGCCGCATTAATCCTGACGGCAGCCAACTGCGTTATCGCTACGACAACTCGCAACTCAACCTCACCGAAATCGAGAACGAGCGCGGCGAACGCTACCAACTCGACTACTACTCGAATGGCCTGATCCAGCAGGAAACTGGTTTTGACGGTCGCCGCACTGCCTACGAGTACGACCTCAACGGCCAGTTGCTGAAGAAAGTCGAGTTCGGCGATGACGGCAGTGAACTGGTCAGCGAATACCAGCGCGATGCGTCCGGACGTCTGCTGGTCAAAACCTTGCCAGACGGCGAAGAAATCCACTACAGCTACGACGCATTGGGGCGCCTGGTAAACGTCGACGACGGTAACTGGCCGCTCGCGTATGAATACGACGTGCAGGACCGCCTGATCACCGAACACCAGGGCTGGGGCACTACACGTTACGAATACGACAGCGTCGGACAACTGAGCCACTGCCGCCTTCCAGATGGCAGCACACTCGATTACCGTCATCTACCCGGCGGACGCCTGAGCAGCATCGACCTGAACGGCTCACGCCTGACCTCTCACCAGTTCAGCGCCGGTCGCGAACACCAGCGACAACAGGGTTTGCTCCTAAGCCAATACCAATACGACGAACAAGGTCGCCTGCAAGCGCATAGCGTTAGCCAACGCGAAAAAAATCTGTTCCAGCGACGCTACAACTACGACGCGAATGGCAACCTAGCCGGCGTAGATGACACCCGCAAAGGTAATCGCAGCTATCACTACGACCCGTTGGATCGACTGATCAGTGTGCGTGGTGCTACACCGGAAAGCTTCGCCCACGATCCAGCAGGCAACCTCCTCGGTCAGAATGACCTGCCCGTAGCCAATTTGGCTAACGTCAAAGGCAACCGCCTGCTGATGCAGGGCGACCGCCATTATGATTACGACGCTTACGGTAATTTGAGCCGCGAACGTCGTGGCGCCGGCCAGAAACTCGTCACCGAATATCGCTACGACTGCCAGCATCGTCTGATCGGCGTCAGCCTGCCGGGCGGCAGCATAGCAACCTACAAGTACGATGCCTTCGGCCGTCGAATAGAGAAAACCGTCGACGGCTACACCACCGAATTCCTGTGGCAAGGCGAACGCTTGATCGCTGAAAGCGCCGAGAACCGCTACCGCAGTTACATCTATGAACCGGGCAGCTTCCGTCCGTTGGCCATGCTCGACGGCGAAGGCCCACGTAAAGCCACCCCGTTTTACTACCAACTCGACCACCTCGGCACACCGCAGGAACTAACCGATTACAGCGGTGAGATCATGTGGTCGGCCAGATACCGAGCTTATGGCAACCTAGTGGCACTTGACGTCAGCGAAATCGATAACCCGTTGCGTTTTCAAGGCCAGTATTTCGACGCCGAGACGGGGTTACATTACAACCGCCACCGCTACTACAATCCAGGCACCGGGCGGTTTTTGACACCGGATCCGATCAAGCTTGCGGGTGGGTTGAATAATTACCTGTACGTATCAAACCCTACAGGTTGGGTGGATCCTCTTGGGCTTCAGCAGTGTCCGGGTAGCGATTCGGCCAAACCTGCCACACCTGTCAAAACTGGGAATTACCTAGACAAGCCCGCAAATGCTGATGGTTCCTTAAATATTGGTGCTGGTACGAACCCGATTGAAGGCTATTACAATATCGATATTGACCCTAAAGCTCCGGGCGTACACGCTGGCAATGCAACGGATTTATCGGGTATAAAATCAGGATCGCAAAGTCATATCAATATGGATAACCCATACGGTTACGACCCTTTAAACCCAGAAATATTAAGGGTATTAGCCGACAATGGACAAATCACCCTTACAGGCAGCGCATTCGCGAACAAATACATAAAAAAATCATTGAAAAAAATAGAAGAGCTAGGACTAAGAATAGTCTCGCAAACAAAAGTCGACCCAAAAGGTTTTAAAACCATTGACGGCAATCAAATAGAATCAAAACAACTTGATCAATTTATAATCGAGAGAGCAAAATGA